From one Streptomyces sp. CA-210063 genomic stretch:
- a CDS encoding glycoside hydrolase family 2 TIM barrel-domain containing protein: MHHPHPHPVSRRRLLEGGAALLGALALPRGDAYAAPRSGTKADGTPEWSGNIALFQVGAEPPHTTLMPYADVRQALRADRTDSPYRVSLDGRWKFAYAERPDDRDPDFYGTDIDDSGWDTIPVPAHWQLHGYDRPIFVNITYPWWGPNGQGEEAQPPAAPTRFNPVGQYRRTFTVPADWAGRRTFLHFEGVKSAHYVWVNGELVGYAEDSYTPAEYDITPHLKPGRTNHLAVEVYRFSDGDWLEDQDMIRLSGIFRSVYLYSTPTVRLRDFKLETPLGDDHTSAELSVTASVRGYEEGGVGSSYSVETQLYDDRGHPVWSRPLRQDVTVGAPGEDVTVQAARAVPSPALWSAEHPNLYTAVLRLRDPGGKVVETLSHRVGLREFALKDGLMRINGKPVSFRGANRHEMHPDRGSALTRADMVEDIRIIKRMNMNSIRTSHYPNNPLWYELADEYGLYLVDETNLETHGIRDRFPGNDPDWSAACVARAQSMVHRDKNHASVVIWSLGNEAGGGSTFVNMRNWIKSYDTTRVVQYEGDDRPTISDIRSEMYDNPARVEQRAKDTNDTRPYVMIEYAHAMGNSNGNLTKYWDLVRRHDVLQGGWIWDFVDQSLRWPTPRRKLFTETGPKALRGELLNSSGTFDRKKGVSAATVFSRDPSLDLTGSLTLEAWITPRHTGYHQPILAKGDTQYALKQSDKTLEFFIHGGGQWVSASWALPDTGWTGTEHHIAGVFDASTGSLTLYVDGEAKATRTTTRRPNSTTAPLSLATDVDNATREFSGTIRRARVYARALSTTELASGDRGPDDDGVRFWFDAATVEVHEKKPKERTFFPYGGDWGDNPNDGTSSADGIVTADRRHTGKATEVKQVYQAINTAPAPGDDPRVVTLTNEYLFTNLRDFKGSWALVADGEVVRHGRLTGAQLDVPPLSAKDITVPFRLLSSPAPGTEYFLQLSFTTTESTPWAQAGFEVAKQQLPIDAGSPAVTPVPLTSVPTLTYEDGEGRVTVTGKGGRGTAGFSVVVDKATGTITSYEAGGTRLVDTGPVPNFWRAPTENDLGNGQHTRNQTWRDAGAQREVTDVKVRPLGDRAVEIKVSGTLPTTVESTYTTTYTVFGNAEIKVDSTLHPGAASLPYIPEVGTLLLLPRRLDRLHYYGRGPEENYWDRKDGTDVGRYSGTVADQWTPYIRPQENGNKTDVRWVALTGKNGSGLLVSAEPGTLLEFNASHFTPEDLSLGARHDYQLTPRDAVVLRVNHRQMGVGGDNSWGAHTHDEYKLFANRDYAYTYRLRPLGGVDEAMGASRRPTATE; this comes from the coding sequence ATGCACCACCCGCACCCGCACCCCGTCAGTCGCCGTCGTCTCCTGGAGGGCGGCGCCGCCCTCCTCGGAGCCCTGGCCCTCCCCCGCGGAGACGCCTACGCGGCCCCCCGCAGTGGGACGAAGGCCGACGGCACCCCCGAGTGGTCCGGAAACATCGCCCTCTTCCAGGTCGGCGCGGAGCCGCCCCACACCACCCTCATGCCGTACGCGGACGTCAGACAGGCCCTCAGGGCCGACCGCACCGACTCCCCGTACCGGGTGAGCCTCGACGGCAGGTGGAAGTTCGCGTACGCGGAGCGGCCCGACGACCGCGACCCCGACTTCTACGGCACCGACATCGACGACAGCGGCTGGGACACCATCCCGGTGCCCGCGCACTGGCAGCTGCACGGCTACGACCGGCCGATCTTCGTCAACATCACCTACCCGTGGTGGGGGCCCAACGGGCAGGGCGAGGAGGCCCAGCCGCCGGCCGCGCCCACCCGGTTCAACCCCGTCGGGCAGTACCGGCGTACCTTCACCGTCCCGGCGGACTGGGCCGGGCGGCGTACCTTCCTGCACTTCGAGGGGGTCAAGTCCGCGCACTATGTGTGGGTCAACGGAGAACTGGTCGGCTACGCCGAGGACTCGTACACGCCCGCCGAGTACGACATCACCCCGCATCTGAAGCCGGGCCGCACCAACCACCTCGCCGTCGAGGTGTACCGCTTCTCCGACGGCGACTGGCTGGAGGACCAGGACATGATCCGGCTGAGCGGGATCTTCCGCTCGGTCTACCTCTACTCCACGCCCACCGTCCGCCTGCGCGACTTCAAGCTGGAGACCCCGCTCGGCGACGACCACACGTCCGCCGAGCTGTCCGTCACCGCGAGCGTGCGCGGATACGAGGAGGGCGGCGTCGGCTCGTCGTACTCCGTCGAGACCCAGCTCTACGACGACCGGGGGCACCCGGTCTGGTCCCGGCCGTTGCGGCAGGACGTCACCGTCGGCGCCCCGGGCGAGGACGTGACCGTACAGGCCGCCAGAGCCGTCCCGTCCCCCGCCCTCTGGTCCGCCGAGCACCCGAACCTCTACACCGCCGTGCTCCGGCTCCGCGATCCGGGCGGCAAGGTCGTGGAGACGCTCTCCCACCGCGTCGGTCTGCGCGAGTTCGCCCTCAAGGACGGGCTGATGCGGATCAACGGGAAGCCGGTCTCGTTCCGTGGCGCCAACCGGCACGAGATGCATCCGGACCGAGGCTCGGCCCTCACCCGCGCGGACATGGTGGAGGACATCCGCATCATCAAGCGGATGAACATGAACTCCATCCGCACCTCCCACTACCCGAACAACCCACTGTGGTACGAACTGGCGGACGAGTACGGCCTGTATCTCGTCGACGAGACGAACCTCGAGACGCACGGCATCCGCGACCGCTTCCCCGGCAACGACCCCGACTGGTCCGCCGCCTGTGTCGCCCGCGCGCAGAGCATGGTCCACCGCGACAAGAACCACGCCTCGGTCGTCATCTGGTCGCTCGGCAACGAGGCCGGCGGCGGCAGCACGTTCGTGAACATGCGGAACTGGATCAAGTCGTACGACACCACGCGCGTCGTCCAGTACGAGGGCGACGACCGGCCGACGATCAGCGACATCCGCTCGGAGATGTACGACAACCCGGCGCGCGTCGAGCAGCGGGCGAAGGACACGAACGACACCCGGCCGTACGTGATGATCGAGTACGCGCACGCGATGGGGAACTCGAACGGCAACCTGACGAAGTACTGGGACCTCGTCCGGCGCCACGACGTGCTGCAGGGCGGCTGGATCTGGGACTTCGTCGACCAGTCGCTGCGCTGGCCGACACCGCGCCGGAAGCTCTTCACCGAGACCGGGCCGAAGGCGCTGCGCGGCGAACTCCTCAACTCCTCCGGCACGTTCGACCGCAAGAAGGGCGTCTCAGCCGCGACCGTCTTCTCCCGCGACCCCTCCCTCGACCTCACCGGCTCGCTCACCCTCGAAGCGTGGATCACCCCTCGCCACACCGGCTACCACCAGCCGATCCTCGCCAAGGGCGACACCCAGTACGCGCTGAAGCAGAGCGACAAAACCCTGGAGTTCTTCATCCACGGCGGCGGCCAGTGGGTGAGCGCGAGCTGGGCCCTGCCGGACACGGGCTGGACGGGCACCGAGCACCACATCGCCGGTGTCTTCGACGCGTCGACCGGTTCCCTCACCCTCTACGTCGACGGGGAGGCGAAGGCCACCCGGACCACCACCCGGCGGCCGAACAGCACCACCGCGCCGCTCTCGCTGGCCACCGATGTCGACAACGCGACGCGGGAGTTCAGCGGCACGATACGCCGGGCACGGGTGTACGCCCGTGCGCTGAGCACCACCGAGCTGGCCTCCGGTGACCGAGGTCCCGACGACGACGGCGTCCGCTTCTGGTTCGACGCGGCGACGGTCGAGGTCCACGAGAAGAAGCCGAAGGAACGTACCTTCTTCCCCTACGGGGGTGACTGGGGCGACAACCCCAACGACGGCACCTCCAGCGCGGACGGCATCGTCACCGCCGACCGCCGCCACACCGGCAAGGCGACCGAGGTCAAGCAGGTCTACCAGGCGATCAACACGGCCCCGGCGCCGGGCGACGACCCCCGGGTGGTCACCCTCACCAACGAGTACCTCTTCACCAACCTCCGCGATTTCAAGGGGAGTTGGGCGCTGGTCGCCGACGGCGAGGTCGTCCGGCACGGCCGCCTCACCGGCGCCCAGCTCGACGTCCCACCCCTCTCCGCCAAGGACATCACCGTCCCCTTCCGCCTCCTCTCCTCCCCCGCACCCGGCACCGAGTACTTCCTCCAGCTCTCCTTCACCACCACGGAGTCCACCCCGTGGGCGCAGGCCGGCTTCGAGGTGGCCAAGCAGCAACTACCGATCGACGCGGGCAGCCCGGCGGTGACACCGGTACCGCTGACGAGCGTGCCGACGCTGACGTACGAGGACGGTGAGGGGAGGGTGACGGTCACCGGGAAGGGCGGCCGTGGGACCGCCGGCTTCTCGGTCGTGGTCGACAAGGCCACGGGCACGATCACCTCGTACGAGGCGGGCGGTACGCGGCTGGTGGATACGGGCCCCGTGCCGAACTTCTGGCGGGCGCCCACCGAGAACGACCTCGGCAACGGCCAGCACACCCGCAACCAGACCTGGCGCGACGCGGGCGCACAGCGCGAGGTGACCGACGTGAAGGTACGCCCCCTGGGAGACCGAGCCGTCGAGATCAAGGTCAGCGGCACCCTGCCGACGACCGTGGAGTCGACGTACACCACGACGTACACGGTCTTCGGCAACGCCGAGATCAAGGTCGACAGCACCCTGCACCCGGGAGCCGCGTCCCTCCCGTACATCCCGGAGGTCGGCACCCTCCTCCTGCTCCCGCGCCGCCTCGACCGGCTGCACTACTACGGCCGCGGGCCCGAGGAGAACTACTGGGACCGCAAGGACGGCACCGACGTGGGCCGCTACTCCGGCACCGTCGCCGACCAGTGGACCCCGTACATCCGCCCCCAGGAGAACGGCAACAAGACCGACGTACGGTGGGTCGCGCTGACCGGCAAGAACGGCTCCGGCCTGCTCGTCTCCGCCGAACCCGGCACCCTTCTGGAGTTCAACGCCTCCCACTTCACCCCGGAAGACCTCTCCCTCGGCGCCCGCCACGACTACCAGCTCACGCCCCGCGACGCGGTCGTCCTCCGCGTGAACCACCGCCAGATGGGCGTCGGCGGCGACAACAGCTGGGGCGCCCACACCCACGACGAGTACAAGCTTTTCGCCAACCGCGACTACGCGTACACGTATCGGCTGCGGCCGCTGGGGGGTGTGGACGAGGCGATGGGGGCTTCGCGGCGGCCTACGGCTACGGAGTAG
- a CDS encoding ricin-type beta-trefoil lectin domain protein: MHPPSRTNALDLRRRCRSAAVRALALATAATAALLFAQPTTNGTTGTTTPAPVTELNAAPVAVTDRQIAVPEAPMGWASWNAFAAKVDYNVIKQQVDAFVAAGLPEAGYEYINIDEGWWQGTRDSAGNITIDEAEWPGGMKAIADYIHSKGLKAGIYTDAGKDGCGYYFPTGRPAAPGSGSEGHYEQDMLQFSRWGFDFVKVDWCGGDAEGLDPKTTYQAISDAVAAATATTGRPLALSLCNWGYSNTWNWAPGMGPMWRTNTDIFYHGQTFTYGNVLTNYDRNVHPTAQHTGYYNDPDMLMVGMGLTAAQDRTHMNLWAISGAPLLAGNDLSTMTTDTANILKNPEVIAVDQDPRGLQGVKVAEDTTGLQVYGKVLSGSGNRAVVLLNRTSTTQNMTVRWSDLGLTNAAATVRDLWSRTNVGTPGTAYTTSVPAGTSVMLTVKGGTEQSASTYTGTSSFSGVVAGNTGLKTVDVSYTNNTSTARVGTLTVNGQTPTKVSFPPTGSSPGNISVALSLTKGSANTVSFSGAPTLEGIVVRPLPGTNGTLVTGTGSGRCADINDSTIANGTDAQLWDCNGGRNQTWTHTARNELVVYGNKCLDAYNHGTTNGTRVVIWDCTGGNNQKWNVNSDGTITNVTSGLCLDAYGAATANGTKLVLWTCNGQNNQKWSQT, translated from the coding sequence ATGCACCCCCCGTCCCGCACCAACGCCCTTGATCTCAGGCGCCGTTGCAGATCCGCCGCCGTACGCGCGCTCGCTCTCGCGACCGCCGCGACGGCCGCCCTGCTCTTCGCCCAGCCCACGACGAACGGCACGACCGGCACGACCACGCCCGCGCCCGTCACCGAACTCAACGCGGCCCCCGTAGCGGTGACGGATCGTCAAATAGCCGTCCCAGAAGCCCCGATGGGCTGGGCCTCCTGGAACGCCTTCGCCGCGAAGGTCGACTACAACGTCATCAAGCAGCAGGTCGACGCGTTCGTCGCGGCCGGGCTGCCGGAGGCCGGCTACGAGTACATCAACATCGACGAGGGCTGGTGGCAGGGCACCCGCGACAGCGCGGGCAACATCACCATCGACGAGGCCGAGTGGCCCGGCGGCATGAAGGCCATCGCCGACTACATCCACAGCAAGGGCCTGAAGGCGGGCATCTACACCGACGCGGGCAAGGACGGCTGCGGCTACTACTTCCCCACCGGCCGCCCGGCCGCGCCCGGCAGTGGCAGCGAGGGCCACTACGAGCAGGACATGCTCCAGTTCTCCCGGTGGGGCTTCGACTTCGTGAAGGTCGACTGGTGCGGCGGTGACGCCGAGGGCCTCGACCCGAAGACGACCTACCAGGCGATCAGCGACGCCGTGGCCGCCGCGACCGCCACCACCGGCCGCCCCCTCGCCCTCTCCCTGTGCAACTGGGGCTACTCCAACACCTGGAACTGGGCCCCGGGCATGGGCCCGATGTGGCGGACGAACACGGACATCTTCTACCACGGCCAGACCTTCACGTACGGCAACGTGCTGACGAACTACGACCGGAACGTTCACCCCACGGCCCAGCACACCGGCTACTACAACGACCCCGACATGCTGATGGTCGGTATGGGTCTCACCGCCGCCCAGGACCGCACCCACATGAACCTGTGGGCGATCTCCGGCGCCCCGCTGCTCGCCGGCAACGACCTCTCCACCATGACCACCGACACGGCGAACATCCTCAAGAACCCCGAGGTCATCGCCGTCGACCAGGACCCGCGCGGCCTCCAGGGCGTCAAGGTCGCCGAGGACACGACCGGCCTCCAGGTCTACGGCAAGGTCCTCTCCGGCAGCGGCAACCGCGCGGTCGTCCTCCTCAACCGCACCTCCACCACCCAGAACATGACCGTCCGCTGGTCCGACCTCGGCCTGACGAACGCGGCCGCGACCGTCCGTGACCTGTGGAGCCGTACGAACGTCGGTACGCCCGGCACCGCTTACACCACCAGCGTCCCGGCGGGCACCTCCGTGATGCTCACGGTCAAGGGCGGCACCGAGCAGTCGGCGAGCACGTACACCGGCACGTCGAGCTTCTCCGGTGTGGTCGCCGGGAACACCGGCCTGAAGACGGTCGACGTCTCCTACACCAACAACACGTCGACGGCCCGCGTCGGGACGCTGACGGTCAACGGCCAGACGCCGACGAAGGTCTCCTTCCCGCCGACCGGCTCGTCCCCCGGCAACATCTCCGTCGCCCTGTCACTGACGAAGGGCAGCGCCAACACGGTCTCGTTCTCCGGCGCCCCGACCCTCGAAGGCATCGTCGTACGACCGCTGCCGGGCACGAACGGCACCCTCGTCACCGGCACGGGTTCCGGCCGGTGCGCGGACATCAACGACAGCACCATCGCCAACGGCACCGACGCCCAGCTGTGGGACTGCAACGGCGGCCGGAACCAGACCTGGACGCACACCGCCCGCAACGAACTGGTCGTGTACGGCAACAAGTGCCTGGACGCCTACAACCACGGCACCACCAACGGCACCCGCGTCGTCATCTGGGACTGCACCGGCGGCAACAACCAGAAGTGGAACGTCAACAGCGACGGCACGATCACCAACGTCACCTCCGGGCTCTGCCTGGACGCGTACGGAGCGGCCACCGCCAACGGCACGAAGCTCGTCCTGTGGACCTGCAACGGTCAGAACAACCAGAAGTGGAGCCAGACATGA
- a CDS encoding glycoside hydrolase family 43 protein, with translation MTPVNSAGGTPDASGPSRRTFLGMAATVPLAATGALALGAGTAHAADSAYAMVYFTESNTMLEADYGLHLAVSQDGLNWTPLNQNAPVVTPTLGAGGLRDPFVMRKQDGTFVVLATDLSGTDWTRDSVHIHVWDSTDLRTFTGYRLLKLHDMTTTHSWAPEAYWDASRGQYGILYSSVNSSGHNVIMVSYTTDFRTTTNPQVFFDPGYDIIDGNLTIGVNGVNYLYYKVNQTLVGARSTTLTPGSFTPFSTAVSHGGTEAPTVVKSLSSSNWYLWGDTYTPNGVFYVWQSTDLASGTWTALDQKLYTQPLNSKHCGIHPITSTEYSNLLAKWGAPSWNRLKSYNYPSRYVRHSGFAGRIDEYPFDPYPDSQWKLVPGLADSSAVSFQSVNYPTRYLRHYSYNLRLDQNDGTSTFAADATFTRVAGLADSTWSSFRSYNNPTRYIRHSAYALRIDPISTTTERADATFRVGY, from the coding sequence ATGACCCCTGTGAACTCTGCTGGTGGAACCCCGGACGCGAGCGGGCCCTCCCGCCGTACGTTCCTCGGCATGGCCGCGACGGTCCCGCTGGCCGCGACGGGCGCGCTGGCCCTCGGCGCCGGCACCGCCCACGCCGCCGACTCGGCGTACGCGATGGTCTACTTCACCGAGTCCAACACCATGCTGGAGGCCGACTACGGCCTGCACCTGGCCGTCAGCCAGGACGGCCTCAACTGGACCCCGCTCAACCAGAACGCCCCCGTGGTCACCCCGACCCTGGGCGCCGGCGGCCTCCGCGACCCCTTCGTGATGCGCAAGCAGGACGGCACGTTCGTCGTCCTGGCGACGGACCTGTCCGGCACCGACTGGACCCGCGACAGCGTCCACATCCACGTCTGGGACTCCACCGACCTGCGCACCTTCACCGGCTACCGCCTGCTGAAGCTGCACGACATGACCACCACCCACAGCTGGGCCCCCGAGGCCTACTGGGACGCCTCCCGCGGCCAGTACGGCATCCTCTACTCCTCGGTGAACAGCAGCGGCCACAACGTCATCATGGTCAGCTACACGACCGACTTCCGGACGACGACGAACCCCCAGGTGTTCTTCGACCCCGGCTACGACATCATCGACGGCAACCTCACGATCGGCGTCAACGGCGTCAACTACCTCTACTACAAGGTCAACCAGACCCTCGTGGGCGCCCGCTCGACGACCCTCACCCCCGGCAGCTTCACCCCGTTCAGCACGGCGGTGTCCCACGGCGGCACCGAGGCCCCCACGGTGGTGAAGTCCCTCTCCTCCTCGAACTGGTACCTCTGGGGAGACACGTACACCCCCAACGGCGTCTTCTACGTCTGGCAGTCCACCGACCTGGCCTCCGGCACCTGGACGGCCCTCGACCAGAAGCTCTACACCCAGCCGCTCAACTCCAAGCACTGCGGCATCCACCCGATCACGTCGACGGAGTACTCGAACCTCCTCGCCAAGTGGGGCGCGCCGTCCTGGAACCGCCTCAAGTCCTACAACTACCCGTCCCGCTACGTCCGCCACAGCGGCTTCGCGGGGCGCATCGACGAGTACCCCTTCGACCCGTACCCCGACTCCCAGTGGAAGCTGGTCCCCGGCCTGGCGGACTCCTCGGCGGTCTCCTTCCAGTCGGTCAACTACCCGACCCGCTACCTCCGCCACTACAGCTACAACCTCCGCCTGGACCAGAACGACGGCACCTCCACCTTCGCCGCCGACGCCACATTCACCCGCGTCGCCGGCCTCGCCGACTCCACCTGGTCCTCCTTCCGCTCCTACAACAACCCGACCCGCTACATCCGCCACAGCGCCTACGCCCTCCGCATCGACCCCATCTCGACGACGACGGAACGCGCGGACGCGACATTCCGGGTGGGCTACTGA
- a CDS encoding alpha/beta hydrolase family protein, with the protein MTASAAPSATTASATTASATTASATTSAPVVSVKPVVLEAPGRGADLPVRVAAPTTGSELPVIVFSHGFGSSLNGYGPLTDFWAAHGFVVIQPTHLDSRAVGLRQDDPRTPRLWRFRVEDMKRVLDRLDLLEAAVPGLGGRLDRSRIAAAGHSFGGQTAGNLLGLRVLDPVSGKEEDLSDSRIKAGVLLATAGKGGADLTPFAAEHFPFMHPSFAHMTTPALVVAGDRDDSPLSVRGPEWMADPYVLSPGDKSLLTLFGAEHSLGGIAGYEAQETTDEHPERVALIQRVTWAYLRHALGIEDAAWTAARKGLTESAAPMGRIESK; encoded by the coding sequence ATGACCGCATCCGCCGCCCCATCCGCCACCACCGCATCCGCCACCACCGCATCCGCCACCACCGCATCCGCCACCACCTCCGCCCCCGTCGTCTCGGTGAAGCCGGTCGTGCTGGAAGCACCGGGCCGTGGTGCGGACCTGCCGGTGAGGGTTGCCGCGCCGACGACCGGGAGCGAACTGCCGGTCATCGTCTTCTCGCACGGCTTCGGCTCGTCGCTGAACGGCTACGGCCCCCTGACCGACTTCTGGGCCGCTCACGGCTTCGTGGTGATTCAGCCCACCCATCTCGACTCCAGGGCGGTGGGCCTGCGCCAGGACGATCCCCGCACACCGCGGCTCTGGCGTTTCCGCGTCGAGGACATGAAGCGCGTTCTCGACCGGCTCGATCTGCTGGAGGCGGCCGTCCCCGGTCTCGGCGGCCGCCTCGACCGAAGCCGCATCGCCGCTGCCGGACACTCCTTCGGCGGTCAGACGGCGGGCAATCTGCTGGGCCTGCGCGTCCTCGATCCGGTGAGCGGGAAGGAAGAGGACCTGTCCGACTCGCGGATCAAGGCGGGTGTGCTGCTCGCCACGGCCGGAAAGGGCGGAGCCGACCTGACACCGTTCGCGGCCGAGCACTTCCCCTTCATGCACCCGAGCTTCGCCCACATGACGACACCGGCCCTCGTGGTCGCCGGGGACCGGGACGACTCCCCGCTGTCCGTCCGGGGACCGGAGTGGATGGCCGACCCGTACGTCCTGAGCCCGGGAGACAAGAGCCTGCTCACCCTGTTCGGGGCGGAACACTCGCTCGGCGGGATCGCCGGCTACGAGGCCCAGGAGACGACGGACGAGCACCCGGAGCGCGTCGCCCTGATCCAGCGCGTCACGTGGGCCTACCTTCGCCACGCACTCGGCATCGAGGACGCCGCCTGGACGGCGGCGCGGAAGGGTCTGACCGAGAGTGCCGCCCCCATGGGGCGGATCGAATCCAAGTGA
- a CDS encoding MerR family transcriptional regulator, whose translation MRIGELATRTGVSVRALRYYEEQNLLASERSPSGQRHYPDSAVNRVQLIQQLYAAGLTSKSISELLPCVVNGEATSELLDRLSAERDRIDSRIGDLVSARDRLDTVITTATANWRTGQRCRPQ comes from the coding sequence ATGCGTATCGGCGAACTCGCCACCAGGACGGGCGTCAGCGTTCGGGCACTGCGCTACTACGAGGAACAGAACCTGCTCGCCTCGGAACGCAGCCCCAGCGGCCAGAGGCACTACCCGGACAGCGCGGTCAACCGTGTCCAACTGATCCAGCAGTTGTACGCCGCTGGGCTGACGAGCAAGTCGATCTCGGAATTGCTGCCGTGTGTCGTGAACGGTGAGGCCACGTCCGAGCTGCTCGACCGGCTTTCGGCCGAACGGGACCGTATCGACAGCCGGATCGGCGATCTGGTGAGCGCCCGGGACAGGCTGGACACCGTCATCACCACCGCCACCGCGAACTGGCGAACCGGCCAACGCTGCCGCCCCCAGTAG
- a CDS encoding DUF6174 domain-containing protein produces MLTTAAVRVRRRRTLYAAALAGALAWGVSACGEESAAAKASPTDWREPSAYRYRLKSTEGERPLIGTLDVTVRDGKVVETVGVDDSGRQVVEQQLGEVPTIAALLEQAEVAREEGADVVDVEYAKDGRPVSISIDWDEKAIDDEEAYALSDYEALG; encoded by the coding sequence ATGCTGACGACCGCCGCCGTACGAGTACGACGCCGCCGAACTCTCTACGCCGCCGCGCTGGCCGGCGCGTTGGCGTGGGGAGTCTCCGCGTGCGGGGAGGAGTCGGCGGCCGCGAAGGCGTCGCCGACCGATTGGCGGGAGCCCTCCGCGTACCGCTACAGGCTGAAGTCGACTGAGGGTGAGCGGCCGCTGATCGGGACGCTGGACGTGACGGTCCGGGACGGCAAGGTCGTGGAGACCGTCGGGGTCGATGACAGCGGGCGGCAGGTCGTGGAGCAGCAGCTGGGTGAAGTGCCCACGATCGCGGCGCTGTTGGAGCAGGCGGAGGTGGCGCGGGAGGAGGGCGCCGACGTCGTGGACGTCGAGTACGCGAAGGACGGGCGGCCCGTCAGCATCTCCATCGACTGGGACGAGAAAGCGATCGACGACGAGGAGGCGTACGCCCTCAGCGACTACGAAGCGCTCGGCTGA